One window of Bos javanicus breed banteng chromosome 1, ARS-OSU_banteng_1.0, whole genome shotgun sequence genomic DNA carries:
- the RNF7 gene encoding RING-box protein 2 isoform X1, whose protein sequence is MADVEDGEEPCALSSHSGSAGSKSGGDKMFSLKKWNAVAMWSWDVECDTCAICRVQVMDACLRCQAENKQEDCVVVWGECNHSFHNCCMSLWVKQNNRCPLCQQDWVVQRIGK, encoded by the exons ATGGCCGACGTGGAAGACGGTGAGGAACCCTGCGCCCTGTCCTCTCACTCGGGGAGCGCAGGATCCAAGTCGGGCGGCGACAAAATGTTCTCTCTCAAGAAGTGGAACGCGGTGGCCATGTGGAGCTGGGACGTGGAGTGCGATACGTGCGCCATCTGCAGGGTCCAGGTGATGG ATGCCTGTCTTAGATGTCAAGCTGAAAACAAACAAGAGGATTGTGTTG tgGTCTGGGGAGAATGTAATCATTCCTTCCACAACTGCTGCATGTCCTTGTGGGTGAAACAGAACAATCGCTGCCCTCTCTGCCAGCAGGACTGGGTGGTCCAGAGAATCGGGAAGTGA
- the RNF7 gene encoding RING-box protein 2 isoform X2, with protein MADVEDGEEPCALSSHSGSAGSKSGGDKMFSLKKWNAVAMWSWDVECDTCAICRVQMPVLDVKLKTNKRIVLWSGENVIIPSTTAACPCG; from the exons ATGGCCGACGTGGAAGACGGTGAGGAACCCTGCGCCCTGTCCTCTCACTCGGGGAGCGCAGGATCCAAGTCGGGCGGCGACAAAATGTTCTCTCTCAAGAAGTGGAACGCGGTGGCCATGTGGAGCTGGGACGTGGAGTGCGATACGTGCGCCATCTGCAGGGTCCAG ATGCCTGTCTTAGATGTCAAGCTGAAAACAAACAAGAGGATTGTGTTG tgGTCTGGGGAGAATGTAATCATTCCTTCCACAACTGCTGCATGTCCTTGTGGGTGA